A section of the Zygosaccharomyces rouxii strain CBS732 chromosome B complete sequence genome encodes:
- the PET100 gene encoding Pet100p (similar to uniprot|P38958 Saccharomyces cerevisiae YDR079W PET100 Chaperone that specifically facilitates the assembly of cytochrome c oxidase located in the mitochondrial inner membrane) — protein MRFPFKYTRAQLEVFRFSFCLLAPVGVMYYVGTDTDKKLNVPGFYPDPESLNKIPKEPYEIKAELARMKKERLEKRLRLEKRLAEQGIDIEAEKDEIRRELQQGRT, from the coding sequence ATGAGATTCCCCTTCAAATATACCAGAGCCCAGTTGGAAGTTTTCAGGTTTTCATTCTGCCTATTAGCACCTGTGGGGGTTATGTATTACGTAGGTACAGATACAGATAAGAAGTTAAATGTACCTGGGTTTTATCCTGATCCAGAATCACTTAATAAGATTCCAAAGGAACCATACGAGATCAAAGCAGAACTAGCTagaatgaagaaggaaagaCTAGAGAAAAGACTAAGGCTCGAGAAGAGATTGGCAGAACAAGGTATTGATAttgaagctgaaaaggatgaaatAAGGAGAGAGCTTCAACAGGGAAGAACATAG